In one window of Acidimicrobiales bacterium DNA:
- a CDS encoding ATP-dependent Clp protease ATP-binding subunit: MFERFTDRARRVVVLAQEEARLLNHNYIGTEHILLGLIHEGEGVAAKALESLGISLEAVRNQVEEIIGQGGSSPSGHIPFTPRAKKVLELSLREALQLGHNYIGTEHILLGLIREGEGVAAQVLVKLGADLSRVRQQVIQLLSGYSGPGGQSSGDRPEKAGATSGGSGDSGPSGSLVLDQFGRNLTQLAREKKLDPVIGRQRETERVMQVLSRRTKNNPVLIGEPGVGKTAIVEGLAQRIADNDVPETITDKQLYTLDLGALVAGSRYRGDFEERLKKVLKEIKTRGDIILFIDELHTLVGAGAAEGAIDAASILKPMLARGELQTIGATTLDEYRKHLEKDAALERRFQPIKVEEPTVAHTIEILKGLRDRYESHHRVTITDQALVAAANLADRYISDRHLPDKAIDLIDEAGSRLRIKRMETPAEYKEIEAQISEVVDRKNAAVESQDFEEAGRLRDREKELLANREQMESDIRATGVDLFDEVDEEAVAEVLSIWTGIPVYKLTEEETAKLLRMEDELHKRVIGQEDSIKAVSQAIRRTRAGLKDPKRPSGSFIFLGPSGVGKTELAKTLAEFLFGDEQALISLDMSEYMEKHTVSRLVGSPPGYVGYEEGGQLTEAVRRKPFSVVLFDEIEKAHPDVFNTLLQILEEGRLTDSQGRSVDFRNTVLIMTSNLGTENLRKANLGFAKTDEAITYERMKEKVNDALKAHFRPEFLNRIDDVIVFHELTKAEVTQIVDLMIKRVASQLESQGIGLELTPSSKVLLADRGYDPSLGARPLRRAIQRLVEDPLSERLLWKEFRAGELITVDTEPDPDNPGQDRIVFTAKEGFTPPPVEEMVTAD, translated from the coding sequence ATGTTCGAGAGATTCACCGACCGGGCGAGGCGGGTGGTCGTCCTTGCACAGGAGGAGGCCCGCCTCCTCAACCACAACTACATCGGCACCGAGCACATCCTGCTCGGGCTCATCCACGAGGGCGAAGGCGTCGCCGCGAAGGCGCTCGAGTCGCTCGGCATCTCCCTGGAGGCCGTGCGTAACCAGGTCGAGGAGATCATCGGCCAGGGTGGTTCGTCGCCCAGTGGGCACATCCCGTTCACGCCACGTGCCAAGAAGGTGCTGGAGCTGTCCCTGCGGGAGGCGCTCCAGCTCGGTCACAACTACATCGGCACCGAGCACATCCTGCTCGGGCTCATCCGCGAGGGCGAGGGTGTCGCCGCGCAGGTCCTCGTCAAGTTGGGCGCGGATCTCTCCCGTGTGCGTCAGCAGGTCATCCAGCTCCTGTCGGGCTACAGCGGCCCCGGCGGCCAGTCCTCCGGTGACCGGCCCGAGAAGGCGGGCGCCACATCGGGCGGCTCCGGGGACTCCGGCCCCAGTGGTTCGCTCGTGTTGGACCAGTTCGGTCGGAACCTCACCCAGCTGGCCCGCGAGAAGAAGCTGGACCCGGTCATCGGGCGTCAGCGCGAGACCGAGCGGGTGATGCAGGTCCTCTCACGCCGCACCAAGAACAACCCGGTCCTGATCGGCGAACCCGGCGTGGGCAAGACGGCGATCGTGGAGGGCCTCGCCCAGCGCATCGCGGACAACGACGTCCCAGAGACGATCACCGACAAGCAGCTCTACACGTTGGACCTCGGGGCGCTCGTGGCCGGTAGCCGGTACCGCGGTGACTTCGAGGAACGCCTCAAGAAGGTCCTCAAGGAGATCAAGACCCGCGGCGACATCATCTTGTTCATCGACGAGCTCCACACCCTGGTGGGTGCCGGCGCCGCCGAGGGCGCGATCGACGCCGCGTCGATCCTCAAGCCCATGCTCGCGCGCGGTGAGCTCCAGACGATCGGTGCCACCACGCTCGACGAGTACCGCAAGCACCTCGAAAAGGACGCCGCTCTCGAGCGCCGTTTCCAGCCGATCAAGGTCGAGGAGCCCACGGTGGCCCACACGATCGAGATCCTCAAGGGCCTGCGGGACCGCTACGAGTCGCACCACCGCGTGACGATCACGGACCAAGCCCTGGTCGCCGCCGCCAATCTGGCCGACCGCTACATCTCGGACAGGCACCTGCCGGACAAGGCCATCGACCTCATCGACGAGGCGGGCTCGCGTCTGCGCATCAAGCGCATGGAGACGCCTGCGGAGTACAAGGAGATCGAGGCTCAGATCTCCGAGGTCGTGGACCGCAAGAACGCGGCGGTCGAGTCCCAGGACTTCGAGGAGGCCGGTCGCCTGCGCGATCGCGAGAAGGAGCTCCTCGCCAACCGCGAGCAGATGGAGAGTGACATCCGCGCCACCGGCGTGGACCTCTTCGACGAGGTGGACGAGGAAGCGGTCGCCGAGGTCCTGTCGATCTGGACCGGTATCCCCGTCTACAAGCTCACCGAGGAGGAGACAGCCAAGCTCCTGCGGATGGAGGACGAACTCCACAAGCGGGTGATCGGCCAGGAGGACTCGATCAAGGCCGTCAGCCAGGCCATCCGCCGCACACGTGCCGGGCTCAAGGACCCCAAGCGTCCCAGTGGTTCGTTCATCTTCCTCGGCCCGTCCGGTGTCGGTAAGACGGAGCTCGCGAAGACGCTCGCGGAGTTCCTCTTCGGCGACGAGCAGGCCCTCATCAGCCTCGACATGTCCGAGTACATGGAGAAGCACACGGTCAGTCGCCTGGTCGGTTCGCCTCCGGGTTACGTCGGCTACGAGGAGGGCGGCCAGCTCACCGAAGCGGTGCGGCGCAAGCCGTTCTCGGTCGTGCTGTTCGACGAGATCGAAAAGGCCCACCCCGACGTGTTCAACACGCTGCTGCAGATCCTCGAGGAGGGCCGGCTCACCGACAGCCAGGGCCGCTCGGTGGACTTCCGCAACACGGTGCTGATCATGACGTCCAACCTCGGTACCGAGAACCTCCGCAAGGCCAATCTCGGCTTCGCCAAGACCGACGAGGCAATCACCTACGAGCGGATGAAGGAAAAGGTCAACGACGCTCTCAAGGCGCACTTCCGGCCTGAGTTCCTCAACCGCATCGATGATGTCATCGTCTTCCACGAGCTCACCAAGGCCGAGGTCACCCAGATCGTCGACCTGATGATCAAGCGGGTCGCGTCCCAGCTCGAGAGCCAGGGAATCGGCCTGGAGTTGACGCCTTCGTCCAAGGTCCTCCTCGCCGACAGGGGTTACGACCCGTCGCTGGGTGCACGGCCGCTGCGCCGGGCGATCCAGCGTCTCGTGGAGGATCCGCTCTCCGAGCGGCTCCTCTGGAAGGAATTCCGAGCTGGTGAGCTGATCACCGTCGACACCGAGCCCGACCCGGACAACCCGGGTC
- a CDS encoding NAD-dependent epimerase/dehydratase family protein, translating to MERVFVTGLGGEIGTRVARRLEALAEVDAICGVDLEPPRRRLQRTEFHLVRPGDADGLVSLVHEFAPTAVVHFGIYEPNARSTPGEAVQRTAALTDALMGAVIGVRTVQRIVVRSGLEVYGRGGGRADVPDETAPRDPTSGFGRIVAAAEAECEKVAGRMGAPLAILRFAPIAGAHMPSPLARYLRLPVVPVTLRRPLFQLVHLDDVARATESALLRGFDGPVNIAAADAVDPWYATWSARRLPVPLPAAGLLLTRSVTEIVGSPLPDHVRELLRRGRRATTAHATSHLGFTARYSTREIVADLHAWESRDHVSAP from the coding sequence GTGGAGCGCGTCTTCGTGACCGGTCTCGGCGGCGAGATCGGGACGAGGGTCGCGCGCCGCCTGGAAGCTCTCGCCGAGGTCGATGCCATCTGCGGTGTGGATCTGGAGCCGCCCCGCCGTCGGCTCCAACGCACGGAGTTCCATCTGGTTCGTCCCGGTGATGCCGACGGCCTCGTGTCGCTCGTGCACGAGTTCGCGCCGACCGCCGTCGTGCACTTCGGCATCTACGAACCGAACGCCCGCTCGACGCCCGGCGAGGCAGTGCAACGGACAGCCGCTCTGACCGACGCGCTCATGGGCGCGGTGATCGGTGTGCGCACGGTGCAACGGATCGTCGTGCGTTCGGGACTGGAGGTGTACGGCCGCGGCGGGGGTCGTGCCGACGTCCCCGACGAGACGGCGCCCCGTGACCCGACCTCGGGTTTCGGCCGGATCGTGGCCGCCGCCGAGGCCGAGTGCGAGAAGGTCGCCGGGCGGATGGGTGCACCCCTCGCCATTCTGCGTTTCGCCCCCATCGCGGGTGCACACATGCCGAGCCCGCTGGCGCGCTACCTCCGTCTGCCCGTCGTCCCGGTCACGCTGCGGCGGCCGCTGTTCCAACTGGTGCACCTCGACGACGTCGCACGTGCGACGGAGTCGGCCCTCCTGCGGGGATTCGACGGTCCCGTGAACATCGCCGCAGCGGATGCGGTCGACCCCTGGTATGCCACCTGGTCCGCGCGCCGGTTGCCGGTCCCGCTGCCGGCGGCCGGGTTGCTGCTGACCCGATCGGTGACGGAGATCGTCGGGAGTCCACTGCCGGACCACGTGCGTGAGCTCCTGCGACGGGGTCGTCGCGCGACGACCGCGCACGCGACGAGCCACCTCGGTTTCACGGCCCGGTACTCGACCCGCGAGATCGTGGCGGATCTGCATGCGTGGGAGAGCCGCGACCACGTCTCCGCCCCCTGA
- a CDS encoding type II toxin-antitoxin system VapC family toxin: MAFYLDTSALVKLVVAEAETEALREWLAAAERNPVTCELARTELMRAVRRRAPEAMVRARLVLDAVTVLEVPSPTFDRAGRVDPTSLRTLDAVHIAAALDLGDDLEGLVAYDSRLSEAAEANGIPLTSPV; encoded by the coding sequence GTGGCCTTCTATCTCGACACCTCCGCCCTCGTGAAACTCGTCGTCGCCGAAGCCGAAACCGAGGCGCTCCGCGAATGGCTGGCCGCCGCCGAACGGAACCCGGTGACCTGCGAACTGGCCCGCACCGAGTTGATGCGGGCCGTACGTCGCCGCGCACCGGAGGCGATGGTGCGCGCCCGACTGGTGCTCGACGCCGTCACGGTCCTCGAGGTGCCTTCGCCCACGTTCGACCGGGCAGGCCGCGTCGATCCGACCTCCCTGCGGACGCTCGATGCGGTCCACATCGCGGCAGCGCTCGACCTGGGCGACGACCTCGAGGGTCTCGTCGCCTATGACTCCCGACTCTCCGAAGCGGCCGAAGCCAACGGCATCCCCCTCACCTCGCCGGTCTGA
- a CDS encoding polyprenyl synthetase family protein, with translation MQQADPLRLLPDLTDDLARVEDRLHAEVGSDLPFLTEVAAHLITAGGKRIRPGFAIAAAATAYTPTRPVHDDVIGGASAVELVHLGSLYHDDVMDDATTRRNVASVNAAWGNHRAILAGDFLLARASEIAAGLGTEVSQILASTIAALCEGQIRELQDNYNVDRTVRDYEASITGKTASLLAASCRIGALTGGVDRAGVEALTEFGHSYGMAFQIVDDILDVVATDEQLGKPSGNDLAEGNYTLPVINTMRNPGGDKLRAILGGPLTDEQWARAREIVRSDGGVAEALETAQAWADKAAGSLTSLPDNDAANALRAAGDHLVERVSAPII, from the coding sequence GTGCAACAGGCCGACCCACTGCGGCTCCTACCGGACCTCACCGACGACCTCGCCCGCGTCGAAGACCGCCTCCACGCCGAGGTCGGCAGTGACCTGCCATTCCTCACCGAGGTCGCGGCCCATCTGATAACCGCCGGGGGCAAACGCATCAGGCCGGGATTCGCCATCGCCGCCGCAGCCACCGCCTACACGCCGACGCGGCCCGTCCACGACGACGTGATCGGCGGGGCATCCGCTGTGGAACTGGTGCACCTCGGATCGCTCTATCACGACGACGTCATGGACGACGCCACCACCCGGCGCAACGTCGCGAGTGTGAACGCGGCCTGGGGGAACCACCGGGCCATCCTCGCCGGGGACTTCCTACTGGCCCGCGCGTCCGAGATCGCGGCCGGCCTCGGCACCGAGGTCTCCCAGATCCTCGCGTCGACGATCGCCGCCCTGTGCGAGGGCCAGATACGCGAACTCCAGGACAACTACAACGTCGACCGCACCGTGCGCGACTACGAGGCGTCAATCACCGGCAAGACGGCGTCGCTGCTCGCGGCATCGTGTCGGATCGGGGCACTCACCGGTGGCGTCGACCGGGCGGGCGTCGAGGCGCTCACCGAGTTCGGGCACAGCTACGGCATGGCGTTCCAGATCGTCGACGACATCCTCGACGTCGTCGCCACCGACGAGCAACTCGGAAAGCCCTCGGGCAACGACCTCGCCGAGGGCAACTACACGCTTCCCGTCATCAACACGATGCGGAACCCCGGTGGTGACAAGCTCCGGGCGATCCTGGGTGGCCCGCTCACCGACGAGCAGTGGGCCCGGGCACGCGAGATCGTCCGTTCCGATGGCGGCGTGGCCGAGGCGCTCGAGACGGCCCAGGCGTGGGCGGACAAAGCGGCCGGGTCACTGACGTCGCTGCCCGACAACGACGCCGCGAACGCACTGCGGGCCGCGGGCGATCACCTCGTCGAACGGGTGTCGGCACCGATCATCTGA
- a CDS encoding type II toxin-antitoxin system prevent-host-death family antitoxin, translated as MSEVGIRALKQNASAVVDRAAAGETVTITHRGRPVAQMTAIPTSRLQSLVDAGRARMARGDITALPGPAPGPALSEELDRMRTDDRY; from the coding sequence ATGAGTGAGGTCGGGATCCGCGCCCTGAAGCAGAACGCGTCGGCCGTCGTCGACCGGGCCGCCGCCGGGGAGACCGTCACGATCACACATCGGGGCCGTCCCGTGGCGCAGATGACAGCGATTCCGACCTCCCGGCTGCAGTCGCTGGTCGATGCCGGACGAGCACGAATGGCACGGGGTGACATCACAGCTCTGCCAGGCCCGGCACCCGGCCCGGCTCTGTCCGAAGAACTCGATCGCATGCGGACCGACGACAGGTACTGA
- a CDS encoding alpha/beta hydrolase gives MATARAADGTEISYRVFGAADGEPLVLIMGLGADRWGWVRQWPALRRRFRLVALDNRGSGASGVPAGPYDLEVMAADVIAVMDAEGIGSAHVMGASLGGVLAQIVAIRHPARVRSLVLACTASRMKSWRRALFTEWIEIALTEGSRALAQENIRWVVAARHLRRLWPISPVVAPLIIRAPVPGVVAQLQALVDAPEAVGGYLGEIAVPTFVIVGSQDILTPVADSEELAEAIPDARLEVISSAAHGFMVMRAGRYNDAVGGFYDEILGSAAAAKP, from the coding sequence ATGGCGACGGCGCGGGCAGCGGACGGAACCGAGATCTCCTACCGGGTCTTCGGGGCGGCCGATGGCGAGCCCCTGGTCCTGATCATGGGCCTCGGGGCGGACCGGTGGGGTTGGGTGCGCCAGTGGCCCGCCCTTCGCCGCCGGTTCAGGTTGGTCGCGCTGGACAACCGTGGCTCGGGTGCGAGCGGCGTCCCGGCAGGCCCCTACGACCTCGAGGTCATGGCGGCGGACGTCATCGCCGTGATGGACGCCGAGGGGATCGGTTCCGCGCACGTGATGGGGGCGTCGCTCGGCGGGGTGCTCGCCCAGATCGTCGCCATCCGACATCCCGCACGGGTTCGTTCCCTGGTCCTGGCGTGCACGGCCTCTCGGATGAAGTCCTGGAGGCGCGCGCTGTTCACCGAGTGGATCGAGATCGCGCTGACCGAGGGTTCGCGGGCCCTTGCGCAGGAGAACATCCGCTGGGTGGTGGCGGCGCGGCACCTGCGGCGCCTGTGGCCGATCTCGCCCGTGGTGGCGCCCCTGATCATCCGTGCGCCGGTGCCCGGCGTGGTGGCCCAGTTGCAGGCGTTGGTCGACGCCCCTGAAGCGGTCGGCGGGTATCTCGGTGAGATCGCCGTGCCGACCTTCGTGATCGTCGGCAGCCAGGACATCCTCACGCCGGTCGCCGACTCCGAGGAGTTGGCCGAGGCGATCCCCGACGCGCGTCTGGAGGTCATCTCGTCGGCTGCGCACGGGTTCATGGTCATGCGTGCGGGTCGCTACAACGACGCGGTGGGCGGGTTCTACGACGAGATCCTCGGGTCCGCTGCAGCGGCGAAGCCATGA